From a region of the Mycobacterium sp. SMC-8 genome:
- a CDS encoding Ig-like domain-containing protein, with protein MSPAEPLPSITRRRALAALAVGVVVPGALAACASSDNGAPGGSDAGEAAKAPTLRFEPANASDDVKPNTPVSVEVTDGWFQKVTLTNAGGKVVQGALNRDRNVFTVTEPLGYGVEYTWAGTAVGKDGKSVPVEASFTTVDPSVQVNGRFQLADGQTVGVAAPIILQFDSAIADDDRAEVEKALTVTTTPPVEGSWAWLPDEAAGSRVHWRTREYYPAGTTVHVDAKLYGVPFGDGAYGAADSTLDFSVGRFQVVKAEASSHRIQVLTDAGVIMDFPCSYGEGDLDRNVTRSGIHVVTEKYEDFYMTNPAAGYANVRERFAVRISNNGEFIHANPASSGAQGNSNVTNGCINLSLEDAEQYFNVAIYGDPVEVTGTRIPLSYADGDIWDWAVPWDEWVSMSALSERDAPENIPSTAPVTPSEAPQPVGDRPGR; from the coding sequence GTGAGCCCTGCTGAACCGCTGCCGTCGATCACGCGGCGGCGTGCCCTCGCCGCCCTGGCGGTCGGCGTCGTCGTACCCGGTGCGTTGGCAGCGTGCGCGTCCAGCGACAACGGCGCGCCCGGCGGATCCGACGCCGGCGAGGCGGCGAAGGCGCCGACGCTGCGCTTTGAGCCCGCGAACGCGTCCGACGACGTCAAACCCAACACGCCGGTCAGCGTCGAGGTCACCGACGGCTGGTTTCAGAAGGTGACCCTGACCAATGCCGGCGGCAAGGTGGTCCAAGGCGCCCTGAACCGGGACCGCAACGTCTTCACCGTCACCGAACCGCTCGGCTACGGCGTCGAGTACACCTGGGCGGGCACCGCGGTCGGCAAGGACGGCAAGTCGGTGCCGGTGGAGGCGTCGTTCACCACCGTCGACCCGTCCGTGCAGGTCAACGGCCGGTTCCAGCTCGCCGACGGGCAGACCGTCGGGGTGGCGGCGCCGATCATCCTGCAGTTCGACTCCGCGATCGCCGACGACGACCGCGCCGAAGTCGAGAAGGCGCTGACGGTGACGACCACGCCGCCGGTGGAGGGCAGCTGGGCCTGGCTGCCCGACGAGGCCGCGGGGTCCCGGGTGCACTGGCGGACCAGGGAGTACTACCCGGCGGGCACCACCGTGCACGTCGACGCGAAGCTCTACGGCGTGCCGTTCGGCGACGGCGCCTACGGGGCCGCGGACTCGACGCTGGACTTCTCCGTCGGCCGGTTCCAGGTGGTGAAGGCCGAGGCGTCCTCACACCGGATCCAGGTCCTCACCGACGCCGGCGTGATCATGGACTTCCCGTGCAGCTACGGCGAGGGAGATCTTGACCGCAACGTCACCCGCAGCGGGATCCACGTGGTCACCGAGAAGTACGAGGACTTCTACATGACCAACCCGGCGGCCGGCTACGCCAACGTTCGGGAGCGGTTCGCGGTCCGGATCTCCAACAACGGCGAGTTCATCCACGCCAACCCGGCCAGTTCGGGCGCCCAGGGCAACAGCAACGTCACCAACGGCTGCATCAACCTGTCGCTCGAGGACGCCGAGCAGTACTTCAACGTCGCGATCTACGGCGATCCCGTCGAGGTGACCGGCACCCGCATCCCGCTGTCCTACGCCGACGGTGACATCTGGGATTGGGCGGTGCCCTGGGACGAATGGGTTTCGATGTCGGCGCTGTCGGAGCGCGACGCTCCGGAGAACATCCCCAGCACCGCGCCGGTGACGCCGTCGGAGGCGCCGCAGCCGGTGGGCGACCGCCCCGGCCGCTGA
- the mshA gene encoding D-inositol-3-phosphate glycosyltransferase, whose protein sequence is MRLATEPAGLPSGLPQPRRVAVLSVHTSPLAQPGTGDAGGMNVYVLQTALELASRGVDVEIFTRATSSSDQPVVPVAPGVLVRNVVAGPFEGLDKNDLPTQLCAFTAGVLRAEATHEPGYYDVLHSHYWLSGQVGWLAADRWAVPLVHTAHTLAAVKNASLADGDTPEPPMRSIGEQQVVDEADRLIVNTEHEEHQLVSLHQADPSRIDVVHPGVDLKTFTPGERRAARAALGLDIEAQIVAFVGRIQPLKAPDVLLRAAALLPGVQVVIAGGPSGSGLATPDNLVHLAAELGISERVTFLPPQSRDQLVQVYRAADIVAVPSHSESFGLVAVEAQACGTPVVAAAVGGLPVAVRDGVSGALVDGHHPRAWASTLSAVLAADAAAMSRAALDHAATFSWSHTVDALLAGYGRAIADYRAAHQLSARRSGRRFSMRRGVRA, encoded by the coding sequence GTGCGTCTAGCGACCGAACCGGCTGGCCTACCGTCCGGACTGCCCCAGCCACGCCGGGTGGCGGTGCTGTCGGTGCATACCTCCCCACTGGCCCAGCCGGGCACCGGCGACGCCGGCGGCATGAACGTCTACGTGCTGCAGACCGCGCTGGAACTGGCGAGCCGCGGGGTCGACGTGGAGATCTTCACCCGGGCCACCTCGTCGTCCGACCAGCCGGTGGTGCCGGTCGCGCCCGGGGTGCTGGTGCGCAACGTCGTGGCGGGCCCGTTCGAGGGGTTGGACAAGAACGACCTGCCGACGCAGCTGTGCGCGTTCACCGCCGGGGTCCTGCGCGCCGAGGCCACCCACGAACCCGGCTACTACGACGTGCTTCATTCCCACTACTGGCTGTCGGGCCAGGTCGGGTGGTTGGCCGCTGACCGGTGGGCCGTGCCGCTGGTGCACACCGCCCACACCTTGGCGGCGGTCAAGAACGCGTCGCTGGCGGACGGCGACACCCCGGAGCCGCCGATGCGCTCGATCGGCGAGCAGCAGGTGGTCGACGAGGCCGACCGGTTGATCGTCAACACCGAACACGAAGAGCACCAACTCGTTTCGCTGCACCAGGCCGATCCGTCGCGCATCGACGTGGTGCACCCCGGGGTCGATCTGAAGACCTTCACACCGGGCGAGCGCAGAGCCGCCCGGGCCGCTCTCGGGCTGGACATCGAAGCGCAGATCGTGGCGTTCGTCGGCCGGATCCAGCCGCTGAAAGCTCCCGACGTGCTGTTGCGCGCGGCCGCCCTGCTGCCGGGAGTGCAGGTGGTCATCGCCGGTGGCCCGTCGGGGTCGGGACTGGCCACTCCGGACAACCTGGTTCATCTCGCCGCGGAGCTGGGTATTTCCGAGCGGGTGACCTTCCTTCCCCCACAGTCGCGCGACCAACTGGTGCAGGTCTACCGGGCCGCGGACATCGTCGCGGTGCCCAGCCACTCGGAGTCCTTCGGGTTGGTCGCCGTCGAGGCCCAGGCGTGTGGGACGCCGGTGGTGGCCGCCGCGGTCGGCGGACTCCCGGTCGCGGTGCGCGATGGTGTCAGCGGCGCCCTCGTCGATGGCCACCACCCCCGCGCATGGGCGTCGACGCTGTCGGCGGTGCTCGCCGCCGACGCGGCCGCGATGAGCCGCGCCGCCCTCGACCACGCCGCCACGTTCTCCTGGTCTCACACCGTCGACGCTCTGCTGGCCGGGTACGGCCGGGCCATCGCCGATTACCGTGCTGCACACCAGCTTTCGGCTCGGCGCAGCGGGCGTCGGTTCTCAATGCGCAGAGGAGTCCGGGCATGA
- a CDS encoding cell wall metabolism sensor histidine kinase WalK has translation MSVGSALLLVAVVALLASAVGVACGVLVAPRLRDGRQRRSSEQIGLTVSQMLDYIVSQAPVGIAVVDTFRDVVYTNDRAEEFGLVRDRLLDDQAWGAAERTLLTGEPITFDLSPRRRSRPVRAGLSIRGHAQLLTDQDRRFAVVYVTDHSEQARMEATRRDFVANVSHELKTPVGALGVLAEAVLASDDDPDTVKHFAGKMVAESTRLADMVGELIELSRLQGAERLPDLEAVDVDTVVSEALSRHKVAADNADIAVTTDAPTGFQVLGDQTLLVTALANLVSNAIAYSPNGSAVSISRRRRGDNIEIAVTDRGIGIAPEDQERVFERFFRVDKARSRATGGTGLGLAIVKHVAANHNGDIRLWSQPGTGSTFTLSIPAYHRGADADGADDPEEREG, from the coding sequence GTGAGTGTCGGATCGGCGCTGCTTCTCGTAGCGGTGGTGGCACTGCTCGCATCGGCGGTCGGTGTGGCGTGCGGAGTGCTGGTGGCGCCCCGGCTTCGAGACGGCCGTCAACGGCGATCCAGCGAACAGATCGGCCTCACGGTGTCGCAGATGCTGGATTACATCGTGTCCCAGGCTCCGGTCGGCATCGCGGTCGTGGACACGTTCCGTGACGTCGTCTACACCAACGACCGGGCCGAGGAGTTCGGCCTGGTGCGTGACCGGCTACTCGATGACCAGGCATGGGGGGCCGCGGAACGCACGCTGCTCACCGGTGAGCCCATCACCTTCGACCTGTCGCCTCGCCGGCGCAGCCGTCCTGTCCGGGCGGGGCTGTCGATCCGCGGACACGCGCAGCTGCTCACCGATCAGGACCGGCGGTTCGCGGTGGTCTACGTGACCGATCACTCCGAGCAGGCGCGGATGGAGGCGACTCGCCGCGACTTCGTCGCCAACGTCAGCCATGAGCTCAAGACCCCGGTCGGTGCGCTGGGGGTGCTCGCGGAGGCCGTGCTCGCCTCGGACGACGACCCCGACACCGTGAAGCACTTCGCCGGCAAGATGGTGGCGGAGTCGACCCGGCTGGCCGACATGGTCGGCGAGCTGATCGAGCTGTCCCGGCTGCAGGGTGCCGAACGGCTGCCCGATCTGGAAGCCGTCGACGTTGACACCGTGGTCTCCGAGGCGCTGTCCCGGCACAAAGTCGCCGCCGACAACGCCGATATCGCCGTCACCACCGACGCACCCACCGGGTTTCAGGTGCTCGGTGACCAGACGCTGCTCGTGACCGCTCTCGCGAACCTGGTGTCCAATGCGATTGCATACTCCCCCAACGGATCTGCGGTCTCCATCAGCCGCAGACGCCGTGGCGACAACATCGAGATCGCGGTCACCGATCGCGGTATCGGCATCGCCCCGGAAGACCAGGAGCGGGTGTTCGAGCGGTTCTTCCGGGTCGACAAGGCGCGGTCCCGGGCCACCGGCGGTACCGGTCTCGGGCTCGCGATCGTCAAACACGTCGCCGCCAATCACAACGGCGATATCCGACTGTGGAGCCAGCCGGGCACCGGCTCGACGTTCACCCTGTCCATTCCTGCCTATCACCGCGGCGCCGACGCCGACGGTGCCGACGACCCCGAAGAGCGAGAGGGCTGA
- a CDS encoding ROK family protein: MSTATLAPRSRTAPPKSVKPAAGGGRYPQALLHHIVAPALRVPEAAAAAVFAAARQRGPIARDVIAQVTGLSIATVNRQVTALLDAGMLRERADLAVSGAIGRPRVPVEVNHEPFLTLGIHIGARTTIIVAADLFGRTLDVVETPTPRGPQSAALTAIAGSARRYLSRWHRRRPLWVGVATGGVVDSTTGYLDHSRLGWSDAPVGPVLAEAIGLPVSVASHVDAMAGAELLLGVRRQPDTTSTSLYVYARETVGYALSIGGRVHSPASGPGTIAGLPAFSELLGGTGQLESTVSDEAVLTAARRARIVPAEGPASTVTAVLRAARQGNEQAAALVAERARVLGEAVALLRDMLNPDDLVVGGQAFTEYPEGMPLVESAFAARSALPHRDIRVTAFGNRIQEAGAGIVSLGGLYADPIGAMRRAARRPEVSA, from the coding sequence GTGAGCACTGCCACTCTCGCCCCACGCTCCCGCACCGCACCGCCTAAGAGCGTCAAGCCGGCTGCCGGGGGCGGCCGCTACCCGCAGGCGCTGCTGCACCACATCGTCGCCCCCGCGCTGCGCGTCCCCGAGGCCGCCGCGGCGGCGGTGTTCGCCGCGGCCCGCCAGCGCGGGCCCATCGCCCGTGACGTCATCGCCCAGGTCACCGGCCTCAGCATCGCCACGGTGAACCGCCAGGTCACCGCGCTCCTGGACGCCGGCATGCTGCGCGAGCGCGCCGATCTCGCGGTGTCCGGCGCCATCGGCCGGCCCCGTGTCCCGGTAGAGGTCAACCACGAACCCTTCCTGACGCTGGGCATCCACATCGGCGCCCGCACCACGATCATCGTGGCCGCCGATCTATTCGGCCGCACGCTCGACGTCGTGGAGACGCCGACCCCGCGCGGCCCCCAGTCCGCCGCGCTGACGGCGATCGCGGGCAGCGCCCGCCGCTACCTGAGCCGCTGGCACCGTCGCCGCCCGCTGTGGGTCGGGGTGGCCACCGGCGGCGTCGTCGACAGCACCACCGGCTATCTCGACCACTCGCGCCTGGGCTGGTCTGACGCGCCGGTCGGCCCGGTGCTCGCCGAGGCCATCGGCTTGCCGGTGTCGGTCGCGTCGCACGTCGACGCGATGGCCGGCGCGGAACTGCTGCTCGGTGTGCGCCGCCAGCCCGACACCACCTCCACCAGCCTGTACGTGTACGCCCGCGAAACCGTCGGCTACGCGCTGTCCATCGGGGGTCGGGTGCACTCGCCGGCCAGCGGTCCGGGCACCATCGCCGGACTGCCCGCGTTCTCTGAACTCCTCGGCGGCACAGGGCAATTGGAGTCTACTGTCAGCGACGAGGCGGTACTGACCGCGGCTCGCAGGGCGCGCATCGTGCCCGCCGAGGGGCCGGCGTCGACCGTCACGGCCGTGCTGCGCGCGGCCCGGCAGGGCAACGAGCAGGCCGCCGCGCTGGTGGCCGAACGGGCGCGGGTCCTCGGCGAGGCCGTCGCCCTGCTGCGCGACATGCTCAACCCCGACGACCTGGTGGTCGGCGGCCAGGCCTTCACCGAATACCCCGAAGGCATGCCACTGGTCGAATCCGCGTTCGCCGCCCGCTCCGCGCTGCCGCACCGCGACATCCGGGTGACGGCGTTCGGCAACCGCATCCAGGAAGCCGGCGCGGGCATCGTGTCCCTCGGCGGGCTGTACGCGGACCCGATCGGCGCGATGCGGCGGGCGGCTCGCAGGCCCGAAGTCAGTGCCTGA
- a CDS encoding YbjN domain-containing protein — MSGDELARRAKSAAAVQDLIEQTLKEHDLEYSHHDGGAGGLPGLVVALPGERRLKTNTILSIGEHSVRVEAFVCRKPDENHEGVYRFLLKRNRRLYGVAYTLDNVGDIYLVGRMALASVTPDEVDRVLGQVLEAVDSDFNTLLELGFRTSIQKEWEWRVSRGESLKNLQAFQHLITDDRDDDWTRP, encoded by the coding sequence ATGAGCGGCGATGAGCTTGCGCGAAGGGCGAAGAGCGCAGCGGCGGTGCAGGACCTGATCGAGCAGACGCTCAAGGAACACGACCTGGAGTACAGCCACCATGACGGCGGGGCCGGCGGGCTGCCCGGGCTGGTCGTCGCGCTGCCGGGAGAGCGCAGGCTCAAGACCAACACGATCCTTTCCATCGGTGAGCACTCGGTGCGCGTCGAGGCGTTCGTGTGCCGGAAGCCCGACGAGAACCACGAAGGCGTCTACCGGTTCCTGCTCAAGCGCAATCGCAGGCTCTACGGCGTCGCCTACACTCTCGACAACGTCGGCGACATCTACCTCGTCGGCCGGATGGCGCTGGCCTCCGTCACCCCCGACGAGGTCGACCGTGTGCTCGGGCAGGTGCTCGAAGCGGTGGACTCCGACTTCAACACGTTGCTGGAGTTGGGTTTTCGCACCTCCATCCAGAAGGAATGGGAGTGGCGGGTATCGCGCGGGGAGTCGCTGAAGAACCTGCAGGCCTTCCAGCACCTCATCACCGACGACCGCGACGACGACTGGACCCGGCCGTGA
- a CDS encoding phosphoglyceromutase: protein MAETSTLILLRHGESEWNALNLFTGWVDVDLTDKGRAEAARAGELLKAQDRLPDVLYTSLLRRAITTANIALDKADRHWIPVHRDWRLNERHYGALQGLNKAEVKAKYGEEQFMAWRRSYDTPPPPIEPGSEFSQDRDPRYADIPGGPPLTECLKDVVERFVPYFTEVIVPDLKAGKTVLIAAHGNSLRALVKYLDGISDEDIVSLNIPTGIPLRYDLDENLKPTVAGGSYLDPEAAAAGAAAVAAQGAK from the coding sequence ATGGCTGAAACCTCGACGCTGATCCTGCTCCGCCACGGCGAGAGCGAGTGGAACGCGCTGAACCTGTTCACCGGTTGGGTGGACGTCGACCTCACCGACAAGGGCAGGGCCGAGGCGGCACGCGCCGGTGAGCTCCTCAAGGCGCAGGACCGGTTGCCCGACGTGCTGTACACGTCGCTGCTGCGCCGGGCCATCACCACCGCCAACATCGCGTTGGACAAGGCCGACCGGCATTGGATCCCGGTGCACCGCGACTGGCGCCTCAACGAGCGCCACTACGGCGCGTTGCAGGGGCTGAACAAGGCCGAGGTGAAGGCCAAGTACGGCGAAGAGCAGTTCATGGCGTGGCGCCGCAGCTACGACACCCCGCCGCCGCCCATCGAACCCGGCAGCGAGTTCAGCCAGGACCGCGACCCGCGATACGCCGACATCCCCGGCGGCCCCCCGCTGACCGAGTGCCTGAAGGACGTCGTCGAACGCTTCGTCCCCTACTTCACCGAGGTGATCGTGCCGGACCTGAAGGCCGGTAAGACCGTGCTGATCGCCGCGCACGGCAATTCGCTGCGGGCGTTGGTCAAGTACCTCGACGGGATCTCCGACGAAGACATCGTCAGCCTGAACATCCCGACCGGTATCCCGCTGCGGTACGACCTGGACGAGAACCTGAAGCCGACGGTGGCCGGCGGCAGCTACCTCGACCCCGAGGCTGCGGCCGCGGGCGCCGCGGCCGTGGCCGCCCAAGGCGCCAAGTAA
- a CDS encoding DUF2505 domain-containing protein — MPRSFDMAAEYEGTVEQVHNAFSDEHYWLVRLSDSGADHASLDEMVVDEAGNVRVKTTQTLRADRLPAVVTQFHRGDLSLVREEIWTPISDGRASGVVRGSIPGAPAELTGEAQLGPAGAGARMTLTATVEVRVPLIGGKIENFIGSQLVDLVIAEQRFTTVWITENS, encoded by the coding sequence ATGCCTCGTTCATTCGACATGGCCGCCGAGTACGAGGGCACGGTCGAACAGGTACACAACGCGTTCAGCGACGAGCACTACTGGCTGGTCCGGCTCAGTGACTCCGGTGCCGATCACGCCTCGCTCGACGAAATGGTGGTCGACGAGGCGGGAAACGTCCGCGTCAAGACCACCCAGACGCTGCGCGCCGACCGTCTGCCCGCGGTGGTCACGCAGTTCCACCGCGGTGACCTGAGCTTGGTGCGTGAGGAGATCTGGACCCCGATCAGCGACGGGCGCGCCTCGGGGGTGGTGCGCGGCTCGATCCCGGGTGCTCCGGCCGAGCTGACCGGCGAGGCGCAGCTGGGGCCGGCCGGCGCCGGGGCGCGGATGACATTGACGGCCACCGTCGAGGTCCGGGTACCTCTGATCGGCGGCAAGATCGAGAACTTCATCGGCAGTCAGCTGGTGGATCTGGTGATCGCCGAACAGCGGTTCACCACGGTGTGGATCACCGAAAACAGCTGA
- a CDS encoding SDR family oxidoreductase — MTTPSDARRVAVVTGASAGIGEATARTLAAQGFHVVCVARREAPIQALAAELDGTAIVADVTDPTAVAALAGRLDRVDVLVNNAGGARGLESVADADVEHWRWMWEANVLGTLHVTRALLPKLIDSGDGLIVTVTSIAAVEIYDNGAGYTSAKHAQGVLHRTLRSELLGKPVRLTEVAPGMVRTDFSLNRFDGDTERADKVYEGVTPLVAEDIAEIIGFVASRPPHVDLDLIVVRPRDQVSGASGSRFNRVT; from the coding sequence ATGACGACGCCATCAGATGCCCGCCGGGTCGCAGTGGTCACCGGAGCCAGCGCCGGAATCGGCGAAGCGACCGCGAGAACGCTTGCTGCACAAGGCTTTCACGTGGTCTGCGTGGCCCGCCGGGAAGCTCCGATCCAAGCGCTGGCCGCCGAGCTGGACGGGACGGCGATTGTGGCCGACGTCACTGATCCGACGGCCGTGGCGGCGCTCGCCGGACGGCTCGACCGCGTCGATGTGCTCGTCAACAACGCCGGCGGAGCCCGCGGACTCGAGTCGGTGGCCGACGCCGACGTCGAGCACTGGCGCTGGATGTGGGAGGCCAACGTGCTGGGCACCCTGCACGTCACCCGCGCGCTGCTGCCCAAGCTGATCGACTCGGGTGACGGGCTGATCGTCACCGTCACCTCGATCGCCGCGGTGGAGATCTACGACAACGGCGCCGGCTACACCTCGGCCAAGCACGCCCAGGGTGTGCTGCACCGCACGCTGCGCAGCGAGCTGCTCGGAAAGCCGGTCCGGCTCACCGAGGTCGCCCCGGGCATGGTGCGAACCGACTTCTCGCTCAACCGGTTCGACGGTGACACCGAACGCGCCGACAAGGTGTACGAGGGCGTGACGCCGCTGGTCGCCGAGGACATCGCCGAGATCATCGGGTTTGTGGCAAGCCGCCCGCCCCACGTCGACCTGGATCTGATCGTGGTCCGCCCGCGCGACCAGGTCAGTGGCGCGTCCGGGTCACGGTTCAACCGGGTGACCTGA
- the regX gene encoding two-component sensory transduction protein RegX yields the protein MTSVLIVEDEESLADPLAFLLRKEGFETTVVTDGPAALAEFDRAGADIVLLDLMLPGMSGTDVCKQLRSRSSVPVIMVTARDSEIDKVVGLELGADDYVTKPYSARELIARIRAVLRRGADNDDAGIDDGVLEAGPVRMDVERHVVSVNGQPITLPLKEFDLLEYLMRNSGRVLTRGQLIDRVWGADYVGDTKTLDVHVKRLRSKIETDPANPVHLVTVRGLGYKLEG from the coding sequence ATGACCAGCGTGCTGATCGTGGAGGACGAGGAGTCCCTGGCCGATCCCCTGGCCTTTCTGTTGCGTAAAGAAGGTTTCGAGACCACCGTGGTGACCGACGGGCCGGCCGCGCTGGCCGAGTTCGACCGCGCCGGCGCCGACATCGTGTTGCTCGACCTGATGCTGCCCGGGATGAGCGGCACCGACGTGTGCAAGCAACTGCGGTCGCGGTCGAGCGTCCCGGTGATCATGGTGACGGCCCGCGACAGCGAGATCGACAAGGTGGTCGGCCTGGAGCTCGGCGCCGACGACTACGTCACCAAGCCGTACTCGGCGCGTGAGCTGATCGCACGAATCCGTGCGGTGTTGCGTCGCGGCGCCGACAACGACGACGCCGGCATCGATGACGGCGTGCTGGAGGCCGGGCCGGTGCGGATGGACGTCGAACGGCACGTGGTCAGCGTCAACGGTCAGCCGATCACGTTGCCGCTCAAGGAATTCGACCTGCTCGAGTACCTGATGCGCAACAGCGGCCGGGTGCTCACCCGCGGACAGCTCATCGACCGGGTCTGGGGTGCGGACTATGTCGGCGACACCAAGACACTCGACGTGCACGTCAAGCGGCTGCGCAGCAAGATCGAGACGGACCCGGCCAATCCCGTTCACCTGGTGACCGTGCGGGGGCTGGGTTACAAGCTCGAAGGCTGA
- a CDS encoding UDP-N-acetylmuramate dehydrogenase — translation MVSSLSGGVPCAQHVPLAPLTTLRVGPSARCLITCETTEQIGPAVREAGPDALILAGGSNVVIADDLADLTVVRLANTGIDIDGAVVRAEAGAVWDDVVAASLAHGLGGLECLSGIPGSAGATPVQNVGAYGAEVADTITGVRLLDRRTGEDRWVTPEFLQFGYRTSIVKHSSAWVVLEVEFTLDPSGRSAPLRYGELATVLGVAPGERAEPARVRAAVLSLRAGKGMVLDDADHDTWSVGSFFTNPVVSRAELDRLAASVDGPVPNYPVPGGVKLAAGWLVERAGFAKGHPGDGAPARLSTKHALALTNRGSATSAEVIALARAVRDGVRAAFGIDLTPEPVLVGCSL, via the coding sequence GTGGTCAGTTCGTTGTCCGGCGGCGTGCCGTGTGCCCAGCACGTGCCGCTCGCACCGCTGACCACGCTGCGTGTCGGTCCCTCGGCGCGTTGCCTGATCACCTGCGAGACCACCGAGCAGATCGGTCCCGCGGTTCGCGAGGCCGGACCGGACGCGCTGATCCTGGCGGGCGGGTCCAACGTGGTCATCGCCGACGACCTGGCCGATCTGACGGTGGTGCGGCTGGCCAACACCGGCATCGACATCGACGGCGCCGTGGTGCGCGCCGAAGCCGGCGCGGTGTGGGACGACGTCGTCGCCGCGTCGTTGGCGCACGGTCTGGGCGGTCTGGAGTGCCTGTCCGGTATCCCGGGATCGGCGGGTGCGACGCCGGTGCAGAACGTGGGCGCCTACGGGGCCGAGGTGGCCGACACCATCACCGGGGTCAGGCTGCTGGACCGCCGCACCGGTGAGGACCGCTGGGTCACCCCGGAATTCCTGCAGTTCGGTTACCGCACAAGCATTGTCAAGCACTCGTCGGCCTGGGTGGTGCTGGAGGTGGAGTTCACGCTCGACCCGTCGGGTCGCAGCGCGCCGCTGCGCTACGGGGAGCTGGCCACCGTACTGGGCGTCGCACCGGGGGAGCGCGCGGAACCGGCCCGGGTGCGGGCGGCGGTGCTGTCGTTGCGGGCCGGCAAGGGCATGGTTCTCGACGACGCCGACCACGACACCTGGAGCGTCGGCTCGTTCTTCACCAACCCGGTGGTCAGCCGTGCCGAACTCGACCGGCTCGCCGCGTCCGTCGACGGTCCGGTGCCGAACTATCCCGTCCCGGGCGGGGTGAAGCTCGCCGCCGGCTGGCTCGTCGAACGCGCCGGATTCGCCAAGGGCCATCCCGGGGACGGTGCGCCGGCCCGGCTGTCGACCAAGCACGCGCTGGCGCTGACCAACCGCGGGTCCGCCACCTCCGCGGAGGTGATCGCGCTGGCCAGGGCGGTGCGCGACGGTGTGCGGGCCGCGTTCGGGATCGACCTCACACCCGAGCCGGTGCTGGTCGGCTGCTCTCTCTAG
- a CDS encoding class I SAM-dependent methyltransferase: MAAPLGQVTRGTTGHNRLRRSDRWLVHSCRVRTALQSTADPLVVDLGYGAKPVTTLELAIRLRRVRPDVRVIGLEIDPERVRAGQAAVRDGTPDGVEFALGGFELAGHRPILVRAFNVLRQYPVDEVDDAWAAMRRGVAPGGLIVDGTCDELGRLCCWVLLDTASPVSLTLACDPFAIERPSDLAERLPKVLIHHNVPGQPIHTLLRAADRAWASVAGHGVFGPRIRWRAMLELLAGEGFPVTSPRRSRRDGVLTVPWDAVAPVS, translated from the coding sequence ATGGCTGCCCCGCTCGGACAGGTGACCCGGGGCACCACCGGCCACAACCGGCTTCGGCGCAGCGACCGTTGGCTGGTCCACTCCTGCCGGGTCCGCACCGCGCTGCAGTCGACGGCCGACCCGCTGGTGGTCGACCTGGGCTACGGCGCCAAACCGGTGACCACGCTGGAGCTGGCGATCCGGCTGCGCCGGGTTCGCCCCGACGTACGGGTGATCGGACTGGAGATCGACCCGGAGCGGGTGCGCGCCGGTCAGGCCGCGGTGCGGGACGGGACCCCCGATGGCGTCGAATTCGCTTTGGGCGGCTTCGAACTGGCCGGACACCGGCCGATCCTGGTCCGGGCGTTCAACGTGTTGCGTCAGTATCCGGTCGACGAGGTGGACGACGCCTGGGCCGCGATGCGCCGCGGCGTCGCCCCCGGCGGCCTGATCGTGGACGGCACCTGTGACGAGCTGGGCCGGCTGTGCTGCTGGGTGCTGCTGGACACCGCCTCGCCGGTCAGCCTCACGCTGGCCTGCGATCCGTTCGCGATCGAGCGGCCGTCGGATCTGGCCGAACGCCTGCCGAAGGTGCTGATCCACCACAACGTGCCGGGTCAGCCGATCCACACACTGCTGCGTGCCGCCGATCGCGCCTGGGCCAGCGTCGCCGGCCACGGCGTGTTCGGTCCGCGGATCCGGTGGCGGGCAATGCTGGAATTGCTTGCCGGCGAAGGGTTTCCGGTGACATCGCCGCGCCGCAGTCGGCGCGACGGCGTCCTCACGGTGCCGTGGGACGCCGTCGCACCGGTCAGCTGA